In Macadamia integrifolia cultivar HAES 741 chromosome 5, SCU_Mint_v3, whole genome shotgun sequence, a single window of DNA contains:
- the LOC122078171 gene encoding thioredoxin-like 2-1, chloroplastic isoform X2: MAELLRLPCHLIRHSSPLLHSTCSFQLCLRSKRYSSDSVAAPVPLFFSHTKRLLSSKVHATIAETDQPKWWEKNAGPNMIDIHSTEEFLRALGEAGEKLVIVEFYGTWCASCRALFPKLCKTAGEHPEILFLKVNFDENKPMCKSLNVKVLPYFHFYRGADGKLESFSCSLAKPLYFMHSNYTSTSVLMSLK, from the exons ATGGCAGAACTTCTTCGGTTACCTTGTCATTTAATCCGGCATTCCTCTCCTCTGCTACACTCCACATGCTCTTTCCAACTCTGCCTCCGATCAAAACGATACTCCTCAGATTCTGTAGCTGCTCCCGTCCCTCTCTTCTTCAGCCACACGAAGAGACTGCTTTCTTCTAAG GTACATGCAACGATTGCTGAAACTGATCAGCCTAAATGGTGGGAAAAGAACGCAGGCCCAAATATGATTGATATTCATTCGACAGAAGAATTTTTAAGAGCTTTAGGTGAAGCTGGAGAAAAATTGGTTATTGTCGAATTTTATGGGACTTGGTGTGCCTCTTGCCGGGCATTGTTTCCCAAG CTCTGCAAGACTGCTGGAGAGCATCCTGAAATTTTATTCCTGAAAGTGAATTTTGATGAGAACAAGCCTATGTGTAAAAGCTTGAATGTGAAGGTGCTTCCTTATTTTCACTTCTATCGTGGAGCAGATGGGAAGTTGGAATCATTTTCGTGTTCACTTGCAAAG CCTCTCTATTTCATGCATTCAAATTATACATCCACATCTGTCTTAATGAGTTTGAAGTGA
- the LOC122078171 gene encoding thioredoxin-like 2-2, chloroplastic isoform X3, with amino-acid sequence MAELLRLPCHLIRHSSPLLHSTCSFQLCLRSKRYSSDSVAAPVPLFFSHTKRLLSSKVHATIAETDQPKWWEKNAGPNMIDIHSTEEFLRALGEAGEKLVIVEFYGTWCASCRALFPKLCKTAGEHPEILFLKVNFDENKPMCKSLNVKVLPYFHFYRGADGKLESFSCSLAKTIKTICSFRK; translated from the exons ATGGCAGAACTTCTTCGGTTACCTTGTCATTTAATCCGGCATTCCTCTCCTCTGCTACACTCCACATGCTCTTTCCAACTCTGCCTCCGATCAAAACGATACTCCTCAGATTCTGTAGCTGCTCCCGTCCCTCTCTTCTTCAGCCACACGAAGAGACTGCTTTCTTCTAAG GTACATGCAACGATTGCTGAAACTGATCAGCCTAAATGGTGGGAAAAGAACGCAGGCCCAAATATGATTGATATTCATTCGACAGAAGAATTTTTAAGAGCTTTAGGTGAAGCTGGAGAAAAATTGGTTATTGTCGAATTTTATGGGACTTGGTGTGCCTCTTGCCGGGCATTGTTTCCCAAG CTCTGCAAGACTGCTGGAGAGCATCCTGAAATTTTATTCCTGAAAGTGAATTTTGATGAGAACAAGCCTATGTGTAAAAGCTTGAATGTGAAGGTGCTTCCTTATTTTCACTTCTATCGTGGAGCAGATGGGAAGTTGGAATCATTTTCGTGTTCACTTGCAAAG ACTATCAAAACAATCTGCAGTTTCAGAAAATAA
- the LOC122080040 gene encoding venom phosphodiesterase-like encodes MGSAGHPVKPNSSPELEEDPPNVSTALLSFNTDSSSRNQPTQKLTTIILFISLLLITCISLAGFGAFAFLFFSSSVRSPKLLETTARPITKLEHPVVLLVSSDGFRFGYQFKTPTPNIGRLIANGTEAETGLIPVFPSLTFPNHYSIVTGLYPAYHGIVDNYFVDPVTGDTFTMASHEPKWWLGEPLWETVVNRGMKATTYFWPGSEVPKGSWNCSSNICKYYNGSVPFEERVDTVLQYFDLPGSEIPDFMTLYFDDPDRQGHKVGADDPAITEAVARVDRMIGRLIEGLEKRGVFEDVTIIMLGDHGMVGTCDQKLIYLDDLDIPKDWVQSYTPLLSIRPPAGISPSDVVAKIMNSLSSGKVKNGNNLRVFLKEDLPDRLHYVESDRISPIIGLVAEGFKVEQTRSKGKECGGAHGYDNAFFSMRSIFIGHGPQFARGRKVPSFENIQIYNLVSSILKIQGAPNNGSASFPETLLLSSP; translated from the coding sequence ATGGGTTCTGCTGGTCATCCCGTGAAGCCCAACTCTTCACCCGAACTGGAGGAAGATCCTCCTAACGTGTCTACTGCCCTCCTCTCATTCAACACTGACTCTTCCTCCCGAAACCAACCTACTCAGAAACTCACCACCATCATCCTCTTCATTTCCCTCCTCCTCATTACCTGCATCTCCCTCGCCGGCTTTGGCGCCTTcgccttcctcttcttctcctcctcagtTCGCAGTCCCAAACTCTTAGAAACCACCGCTCGCCCCATCACCAAGCTCGAACATCCCGTCGTCCTCCTCGTCTCTTCTGACGGGTTCCGATTTGGGTATCAATTCAAGACCCCAACACCCAACATTGGTCGTCTGATCGCCAATGGCACAGAGGCCGAGACGGGTCTCATTCCTGTCTTCCCATCTCTTACTTTCCCCAACCATTACTCCATTGTCACCGGTCTCTACCCGGCTTACCATGGTATCGTCGATAATTATTTCGTCGACCCTGTCACCGGCGACACTTTCACCATGGCCAGTCACGAACCGAAGTGGTGGCTAGGCGAACCCTTGTGGGAAACCGTCGTAAATCGTGGAATGAAGGCTACTACCTATTTCTGGCCTGGCTCCGAGGTACCCAAAGGTTCCTGGAATTGCTCTTCAAATATCTGCAAATATTACAATGGTTCTGTGCCCTTCGAGGAACGGGTCGATACAGTTTTGCAATACTTCGATCTCCCCGGTAGTGAGATCCCTGACTTCATGACTTTGTATTTCGATGACCCGGATCGTCAGGGTCACAAGGTTGGAGCTGACGATCCAGCGATCACCGAAGCAGTTGCTAGGGTTGATAGGATGATCGGGAGGCTGATTGAAGGGCTGGAAAAGAGGGGGGTTTTTGAGGATGTGACCATAATTATGCTGGGTGATCATGGGATGGTTGGGACCTGTGACCAAAAGCTCATCTATCTGGATGATCTCGATATCCCGAAGGATTGGGTCCAGTCCTATACTCCTTTGCTTTCGATTCGGCCTCCTGCAGGTATCTCACCTTCAGATGTTGTAGCCAAGATTATGAACAGTTTGAGCTCCGGGAAGGTCAAGAATGGTAATAATCTCAGGGTTTTTCTTAAGGAGGATCTGCCTGACCGGCTTCATTATGTGGAGAGCGATAGAATCTCACCCATAATAGGACTAGTTGCAGAAGGTTTTAAAGTGGAGCAGACTAGATCGAAGGGGAAAGAATGTGGAGGAGCGCATGGATATGACAATGCATTCTTCTCCATGAGATCCATCTTCATTGGCCATGGACCTCAGTTCGCAAGAGGTCGCAAGGTCCCATCCTTTGAGAATATCCAGATATACAATCTAGTCTCTTCCATCCTTAAGATACAGGGAGCTCCTAATAATGGGTCAGCATCGTTTCCAGAAACTCTTCTTTTGTCCAGCCCCTGA
- the LOC122080044 gene encoding 60S ribosomal protein L22-2-like gives MIKPTRVAQKGKKKGVSFVVDCAKPVEDKIMEIASLEKFLQERIKVGGKAGALGDSITITRDKTKITVTSDGPFSKRYLKYLTKKYLKKHNVRDWLRVISSNKDPNVYELRYFNIAENEGEEED, from the exons atgattaaGCCGACGAGAGTTGCCCAGAAGGGCAAGAAGAAGGGAGTGAGCTTCGTTGTCGACTGTGCGAAGCCCGTAGAAGACAAGATCATGGAAATAGCGTCCTTGGAGAAGTTTTTGCAGGAGAGGATCAAGGTCGGAGGCAAGGCTGGTGCCCTAGGTGATTCCATCACCATCACTCGTGATAAGACCAAGATCACCGTTACCTCCGATGGCCCCTTCTCCAAGAG GTACTTGAAGTATCTAACAAAGAAGTATTTGAAGAAGCACAATGTGAGGGATTGGTTGCGGGTAATTTCATCAAACAAAGACCCCAATGTCTATGAGCTACGATACTTCAACATTGCCGAGAATGAGGGGGAGGAAGAGGATTGA
- the LOC122078171 gene encoding thioredoxin-like 2, chloroplastic isoform X1 translates to MAELLRLPCHLIRHSSPLLHSTCSFQLCLRSKRYSSDSVAAPVPLFFSHTKRLLSSKVHATIAETDQPKWWEKNAGPNMIDIHSTEEFLRALGEAGEKLVIVEFYGTWCASCRALFPKLCKTAGEHPEILFLKVNFDENKPMCKSLNVKVLPYFHFYRGADGKLESFSCSLAKFQKIKDAIATHNTDRCSIGPPEGIGDLNLPETFTAAKEKTVDSSSR, encoded by the exons ATGGCAGAACTTCTTCGGTTACCTTGTCATTTAATCCGGCATTCCTCTCCTCTGCTACACTCCACATGCTCTTTCCAACTCTGCCTCCGATCAAAACGATACTCCTCAGATTCTGTAGCTGCTCCCGTCCCTCTCTTCTTCAGCCACACGAAGAGACTGCTTTCTTCTAAG GTACATGCAACGATTGCTGAAACTGATCAGCCTAAATGGTGGGAAAAGAACGCAGGCCCAAATATGATTGATATTCATTCGACAGAAGAATTTTTAAGAGCTTTAGGTGAAGCTGGAGAAAAATTGGTTATTGTCGAATTTTATGGGACTTGGTGTGCCTCTTGCCGGGCATTGTTTCCCAAG CTCTGCAAGACTGCTGGAGAGCATCCTGAAATTTTATTCCTGAAAGTGAATTTTGATGAGAACAAGCCTATGTGTAAAAGCTTGAATGTGAAGGTGCTTCCTTATTTTCACTTCTATCGTGGAGCAGATGGGAAGTTGGAATCATTTTCGTGTTCACTTGCAAAG TTTCAGAAAATAAAGGATGCCATCGCAACACATAACACGGATCGGTGTAGTATTGGTCCACCCGAAGGCATTGGAGATCTTAACCTTCCTGAAACTTTCACAGCTGCAAAGGAGAAGACTGTAGATTCAAGTTCAAGATAA